The following are from one region of the Nitrospirota bacterium genome:
- a CDS encoding nucleotidyltransferase domain-containing protein has translation MDDLFLENILNVTLSRILAVVQPVKVILFGSAAKGKMHDNSDIDLLVIIPSGMHRRKIAQNIYRNLIGVGFAADIIVITEDDFEQFKEHKGMVIEPALKEGRLLYAA, from the coding sequence ATGGACGATTTATTTTTAGAAAATATTTTAAACGTCACACTAAGCCGAATACTGGCTGTTGTTCAGCCTGTAAAAGTCATTCTTTTCGGTTCTGCGGCAAAAGGGAAAATGCACGATAACAGTGATATTGATTTGCTTGTGATAATTCCTTCCGGTATGCACCGCCGCAAAATCGCTCAGAATATCTATCGTAATCTTATTGGTGTTGGATTTGCTGCGGATATTATTGTAATTACAGAAGATGATTTTGAACAGTTTAAAGAACATAAAGGGATGGTTATTGAGCCTGCGCTGAAAGAAGGAAGGCTGCTATATGCCGCATGA
- a CDS encoding HEPN domain-containing protein translates to MPHDVNKVGTPEEWLKRAKSNLAIARQPRTNEIYLEDLCFEVQQAAEKALKAVLLHKNIQFRFVHDIAEFLTLLEQNGMTLSEEIKAAAMLTDYSVEARYPGPFESVTEEEFQEALNIAEKVVKWAESKITPQSQ, encoded by the coding sequence ATGCCGCATGATGTAAATAAGGTCGGAACCCCCGAAGAATGGCTGAAGAGAGCTAAAAGCAATCTTGCAATTGCAAGACAACCGCGAACAAATGAAATTTATCTGGAAGACCTTTGTTTTGAAGTTCAACAGGCGGCGGAGAAGGCTCTGAAGGCAGTTTTGCTCCACAAAAACATACAGTTTAGATTTGTTCATGATATTGCCGAGTTCCTGACACTTCTTGAGCAGAATGGGATGACTCTTTCGGAAGAAATTAAAGCTGCTGCCATGTTAACTGATTATTCTGTTGAAGCACGGTATCCCGGCCCATTTGAATCTGTAACCGAAGAAGAATTTCAAGAAGCTTTAAATATTGCCGAAAAGGTTGTGAAATGGGCTGAGTCTAAGATCACCCCACAGAGCCAATAA